The sequence agtaaatatttatgttttaaaggTACGAGTATTAGATTCAAGTCTCAgcagatgtaaaaaaaaaaattacgtgcTTAAACTCGAAAATTCttgatttaaaaaatcaatggacgaaaaaaattaatgaaagttTTTTCTAACACTAAAAATATGAACACATTAAACTAAAACCACAACATACATTAAGATCGAGCATAAGATCAAACACAAGACCAAACACAACATACATTTTTTTGGACTCCAGGGGTTTGTTACAATGAAAGTTATTTAGAACATATGATAGTAAACGAGGTCGTTGAGGCTGCGGATATTTTGAACTCCCTAGTAGCTTTTCTTTCCTTCTTCTGATTTAATAAACTAGATTCGAAACTGTAATTACAAGGTCCAGACGAATATATCTCCCGACGAAAAAGAGAACTTTCTCCGTGACGTAAACCCTTAAATCGGAGGAGACTCCAGCCGTTCTAGCTCCGATGCCTGGAGATCAGGACTTATCAACTTCATCTCTACCAAAATCTCAAGTGCTTGGCTCCGATTTGGTGTTGAATCCCATTGATTCAGAAGAAGCCATAATCGACAGAAAATTGGGGAAATCTGTATCCGATGTTAACGGCGCAGCCAATAATGTTGAAGGTCACTCAACTGCCCTGGAAACCTATGAACATGGATATCCTGCGAGCAGCCATGCTCTTCAGACATCTCTTCATTCAAGTGGTTTTTAACAGGTTATCCCCTCCTGTTTGATGTCGGTAAAGATATCACAACCTCTATAGAAATCACATGTGAAGGCAGAGCTCCTGCAAACATCCAAGTTCTTCAGTCGATGTCATCTATGCCGTCGGGTGGTCGTCCACTGGTTACTATCCCACCTCAGAGTTATCTTCCACCACTCCAGCTACTTCAACTCGCACCGCCGGCTACTCCTCCAACACCGGAAACACCAATGGATTTCGACCCACAATATCCTAACAATCTTCTCGATCATTTCTGGCCAACTCTAATGGATGAGCTTGGGAAAAATCAGAAGAAAAGAGATCATCAAGCTGCTGTCAGAGAATTTTTGTACATACCCGTTCAGAAGATTCTGGTTTCGGAGCTGAAAGATGATGGAACTTTAAGGTTTCAATGGGCTGCCAGAATGAATCGTTCTACTAGAAATCTTTATCAAGCAGCCAAGCCTACTTTCCGGCTCGATGGAACTCCTCAGGTAACCATCCCTTCACAAGTACTAAGTTTAGgaccaaagaaaaagaaagagtatGTCACTGGCCAGTTCCATCGATGGTCTCTTCCTCCTGGTGGCTTAATACATGCTGTAGTGAATAGGTTGTGGGGAAGAACTTGCAGATAAGATGCCGTAAGATAAGTGAGTcgtcgtatatgttatatttccCATGCGACAATGGGTAGTTCAAAGAGGTGTATGACATGTTGATGACTACTTGATATTTGTTTCGCCTTGGAAACCAGTGAACTCTCTCAAAGTTCCTGAAGTATCTACTATCCCGGTTTGAGTAAACCATAAAAATGTTTCCAATCTAACAACCTCGCATTGATCAATAGCTTCATACAAAAAAAGTTGTTTGGTATATAAAGAAAGTAATTTATGATATCagcttaattaaaaaaattaaaaaaaattattagatatTATTTCTAATATCATTTATGTTCTATTATctactttaattttaatttaaaaaaaataattataaatgatttatcctcattaatatatattttttttctcaccattgttttctcataaaaaaacaacaacaactaacACTTTTATACAACATTCTATAACTCAAAATATGGCTACATCAACTAATACAAATTACACCAAAAGACAATCGTAAGCACAGATACACCAtcagtaaatataatataatttagatcGCTCGGGTTTAAATATTTACGGACTGCAAATTTTTGGCCAGGCCGGACCAGCTTAATAAACATGTCTAACTGTAGTAAAGAGAatctttacaaaatatatacttacgtagtaatttagatattttatcgTTTAGTTAAAATATCATATTACTCAGTGAAAAGCTATTTAATATGAAACTATGAAtagcttttaaaataaaaaacaaaaatttagaatttGTGGGTTGTACTTGTActattgtttcttttctttcttctacaGTTACACTTTAAGAAATCATAACGGAAAAACATGGCGAATTAAAACTCACTGTCAAGCCAAAGAAGATAAAAGCGACTTAGCATTATTTGCTCTCATGATTTGCATTTAGCAGAAGCCAGAAGGAGCGAAGCTTTTTTTGTCACACACCATCAATGAAATCATTTCGTCATTTCCTCCTTCAAAAGCTTCTTTTTCTACGACAACATCCCAGCAGTCTTCTTCTCAATGTCTTCCTCACCCTCCGCTTCACCTCCTTCTGctgcttcttctccttcctcagCCTCGTAAACAACTTCTTCGCCTTCTTCATAGGCGTATTCTCCATCTTCTTCGTAATAGTACTCTCCGTTTAGCTCATCGCCTTCATAAGCTTGCTCCTCCTCTTCATACACTTGCTCCTCTTCTCCATtcacttcttctccttcctccaTAATCGTTCCTTCTTCTAGTCCAGCTTCGTGGGTTGGATTGGGTTCAGTCACAACCTCAGTTTTCTCTTCTGCTATGAGTTTGGTctcatctccagcttcttctttCGATACAGTTTCTTCAGGAGTCTGGTCCTTGTTCTTGATGCTACCACCAGATGCAGCCGCTCTTTTTCTCTTGAGAATCTCACTGAAAGGCAATGGAGCTGCAAATGAATCTCCTGATCGCTTACGAGGATGGTCATCCTCCTCCAAGCTTTTTCTCTTCCCAAGAGATGTCTCTGTCCTACTTTCCTCTTTCTTGCTGCCTTTAGAAACTGAAAAGCCCTCTtccatctctcttcttctcacCCAAGGAGCTCGGAGATCTCTTTCCTGATGACCACTGTGGTTTTCCTCTGACCTACCATTAATTCTATCTCGGAGTCTGCTTTGAGATAAGTCGCTTTTGTCCCTTCCTCTCTCAACCCTCCTACCAAAGTGAGCTTCGTCGTCAATGCTTCTCTCACGAAGCTTAATTCTACCCTGAAGACGGCTGCTGCTAATGGAGCTTTCCCTCGGTGTATTCCTACGAGAGTCTCTATTTCCTCTTTCCATTGAAGACTCGGGAGCAGTATAGTCATTACCTTTCCTCTTAGCCAAGCGATATCTCAGGTCTGATGCAAGTATGTTCTCTGATCCTTCCTTTTCCACGTAAGCCCTCCTTTCCGAACGATCTCCTCTCTCAGAAGAACCTCGACGGTGGCCCCACGCGTGCCTGTCTTCCCTCCGCTCATATGAATCAAAACGCTGATCCGCAATTGCACTAAAATCAGGGTCATACTCATTCAAAGAGTTCCGTCCCTCCTGACTTCTCCTTCCATAACCATCGCCAACATGATAATACTCAGAATCCGTAGCCTCGTTATCGACAAAAACATCAAACCCAGGAGACGACTCCCTCAAGACGTCATCTGCGTCCTTACCATTGTGGAAACTGTTACTATCATCAGATCCATATTTGTGATGGCTTCCATCAGTTAAAGGAGGAACACCCACGACAGGCTCATATCCCACATGCTTCGAAATATATCCCTCTACACCTCTACTATCCCTTATAGCAGGTGTGACTCTGGGTGCAACCGACATGTCAACAGCCTTTGGGAGACTAGCATGAGTCAGTTTCTTCTCCCCAGTAAAAAACTGAGGATCAgcaacagcagcagcagcaggcTTAGCTTCTACAGGATGTTGCTTCTTATAACCAGCAGCATTCGGGGTGTGCATGAATGAACACATATCTCCTTTCGCACACATGCCCTTTTGGAAGAAAACACACGGAAACGGCTGCTTCACAGCACCGGGGtgagcagcagcagcagcagcatgtGAAGGCGGTACAGAACCAGCAGGAAGACCTCCAAGATTTCCCAAAGCCTGCAAGAAAACACAAACATAAGCATGTGATAAAACAAGCTCAAGCTCAAGAAAGCAAAACTCACAGGATGGCGAAAGCCACACTTGGGATTCAAGCAGTTGCCACTCATCCAATAATAGCAATCCCTTGGGTTGACACGCGCATACTCACTGTGGCGATACTCACACTCAGCTCcctatttaaaagaaaaagaaaccatTAGAGTCCTGTGACTAATCAGATCATCAGATCGTATGAATACTTTGAATCAACCAGTCCAGATCTAAAATTAGCAACGAATCAATCAGATCGAAACAAAAACGCAAAATCGAGATCTCaaatctaaaaccctaattgaAGGGATCAAATCAATACCTTCTTGCAGGTCGAAGGAGACGCGAGAAAGTAAACGCAATCGGTGTTCTTCTTCAACGCGTCTTCTCCAGGTtccgattgcttcttcttctgctgctcGTGTTGTTGAGGTTGGGTCGCCGTCGCAGACATTATTCTGAAAATTCGTGAAAAATCCCTTTCTCGCGTAGATCCGGAGGTTTCAGATCGAAACCCTAGAAATCAAAACCCTAAGCGTGAGAATCGCCGATCAGATCAGAGAGTCGCGTGGAAGAAGAAACGGAGCCGCCACAGAGAGAAACTGCGACTGTGTTTTAAAAGCTAAGcctaaaagttttttttttttttttcttttgcgaTGAGATATTAATAGATGAAAGTTCGGTTCGTATTGCTTTATCAATCAAGTTTGGACACGTGGTTGTGTATTATTGGAGGTACGTTAGCCGAATTATGTTTCCTTTACTTCTAGTGGAAACAGCGTGTTTGGAATGTTGCGTAGACGGGTGATATAAGATGTTTAAACCGACCTAAATCAGAACTGAGTTTGAACCAAACAAAGTTATAAACCGATTGGTAGATATCTTTTGGATTAACCGAGGATCGTCTTTTCATCTAACCAGACCACGCTGAACCAAACAAACCaatttaaataagtttttatttcaaattaaatatatctttTACACCAAATAATTTTGTATTCCAAGTGAAATATATCTTTTGACACCAGATAAGTTTGTATTCCAAGTGaaatatacttttatatttaaaagaacAACATTTTGAAAATTACTTTCCTTacacccaaaccaaaccaaaaaaaatcaaattttgccGAACCAAATAGAAATTGAACCGAATAATTTGAGTAAATTTTGACCGTACAAAGCAAAAAGCAACTAAGA is a genomic window of Brassica napus cultivar Da-Ae chromosome A2, Da-Ae, whole genome shotgun sequence containing:
- the LOC106396116 gene encoding zinc finger CCCH domain-containing protein 17, which gives rise to MSATATQPQQHEQQKKKQSEPGEDALKKNTDCVYFLASPSTCKKGAECEYRHSEYARVNPRDCYYWMSGNCLNPKCGFRHPALGNLGGLPAGSVPPSHAAAAAAHPGAVKQPFPCVFFQKGMCAKGDMCSFMHTPNAAGYKKQHPVEAKPAAAAVADPQFFTGEKKLTHASLPKAVDMSVAPRVTPAIRDSRGVEGYISKHVGYEPVVGVPPLTDGSHHKYGSDDSNSFHNGKDADDVLRESSPGFDVFVDNEATDSEYYHVGDGYGRRSQEGRNSLNEYDPDFSAIADQRFDSYERREDRHAWGHRRGSSERGDRSERRAYVEKEGSENILASDLRYRLAKRKGNDYTAPESSMERGNRDSRRNTPRESSISSSRLQGRIKLRERSIDDEAHFGRRVERGRDKSDLSQSRLRDRINGRSEENHSGHQERDLRAPWVRRREMEEGFSVSKGSKKEESRTETSLGKRKSLEEDDHPRKRSGDSFAAPLPFSEILKRKRAAASGGSIKNKDQTPEETVSKEEAGDETKLIAEEKTEVVTEPNPTHEAGLEEGTIMEEGEEVNGEEEQVYEEEEQAYEGDELNGEYYYEEDGEYAYEEGEEVVYEAEEGEEAAEGGEAEGEEDIEKKTAGMLS